TCCCCTGTTTTAAAATAGAGCAGAGACGCACGGCTGTGCGTCTCTGCAATAATAAATCAATTTCCCTTAATAAACCTTTTACAAATCACCCCGCTTCGTGTATTTATTTCCAGCAGGTACATACCTGCCGGCAACCTTGAAACATTGATTGTTTTGTTATTGTTATGAACAGTAATACTCTCTTTTAACATAAGCATACCCGAAGGAGAGATCACTGAAAGTTCAGCCTCTTTTAAATCAGCCAGTCCGCTTACAACTAATTCATTTCCTGCAGGCACGGGAAAGATTCTGATTGCTTCCAATTCATTCTCACTTAGGCCTGTAACATAATTTACATCCACTAACACAGTCTTTGTTGCCGTTGTATAATTTGAACTGTCATCAGGATAAAATACAACCTGTAACGACTGATTCATTCCCGAATCCACAACAGTACCTTCAGGTGGGTTGTATTCAAATGTGCCTGCCAATGATGAACCGGCATTCAGCTGATCTGATGTAAGCGTATCTCCGTTACTCATATCAGCAGGAGTATCCCATGTAATCACCGGCGTAGCCTTGTTCACTGTTAGAATAACAGTTTTAGTGGCTGAAGAAAAATTGATGTCGCCGGGAACGAATGTTACTTTCAGAACTATGCTATCGCCTGCATTCAACAGGGAATTCGATGCAGGAGTGTACACAAATGTACCGGTCATATTGGCGGTAGCATTGAGTTGTGTTGAGCTTAGCCTGGTGCCATAGGTTATCGCGGCGGGATTACTCCATTGGATGGTGGGTCGGAGCGTATCATTGATGGCAAGATCCGTATTTCCGGAATCAATCATCAGGTAAGTGACAGAGTAGGGTGGGGCATCAATGACTATTTCATCATTTATCACACCCGAATTGGCTTTCAAAGTAGCATAATTCATCGGACCACCGGCTACAAGTTCAGGCCCCTGACCATTAATATAAACCTTCCTTGAAAATGGCCTTGTTACGTCAGTAGGTACATCTGTGCCCCCTACCAGTGTATAGAAATAATAGCGGCTGCCTACTTTCTTATTTTCCACATTCACCCGCACATATTGCGGGGCACTGCCTTTGTTAACAATCACGCTGGCAGTCTGGCCCGACCTGAATGTGCTTGAGTAGGCTACAATAGCAGAAGAACCTTTGGTGGTTGTGTTAACCATGACATCGCCCATAAAACGCTGCATGTAATAGAGATAAAAGAAGGCAGGGCGGGGATTAAATGTAGGAACTCCGGGTTCGTTACCATAGGAGTACATGCCATGATCATCACCGTTTCCCCAACCATTGGCAAGATCCCAGCGGCAAGAAAGTCCTATTTTGCTCTTTATAACTTCACCAACGACCATGGCAGAAAACATGCCCCCGATTTGCGATACAGCCTGTTTTGAGCCTACCGCAAAAGTATTGTATTCAGTAAGAGCTATAGGCCGTAAAGGCATTCCGGCCTGTTGAGCGCATGTGTTCACATAATTTATATACCCCGATGTCTGGGCAGGAGCGGACAAAAGCACAGCAGCCGTTGAGTTCTGGTTGTATGGCGTATAATAGCTATGGACTATATAGAAATCAATTACATCACCTGCTTCCTTCATCAAATCCACATTCCAGTTGGCAGGACCACTTCCGGATGCCTCACACGTTACAGCACCTATATATATCTCAAGCCCTTTTTCAGCAGCGGCAGCTTTCATTGAATCCACAAACACCCGGCAGTGTTTTCCGTAAAGCGTACCTGTGATAATCTCAGGCTGTCCGTCTTTGTTGAGTGAAGTATCGATCCGGTAACCGGCCTCCCAGGACCCTGAAACCTCATTCCCGATTTCCCAGAATTTGGTTCTGCCATTATCATACCTGACCCAGTCGGCTGCCATATGCGCAGCCTGAGCAACAGGATCATTACTGGTTCCATACCGCGCATAGCCGTAGTTCACTGTGAGTATACCAGTAACATTCGTCTGGGCGAGAATGCTGTAAAAAGAATCGATACCCATTGTCCATCCTGGTTCCCATGGGTCAGGACGGATGCCGTACCATTCGAAATCCTTACCGCCGCCTGATAATAAAGAATCCGGTACGTCAGCAGGCGGAGTATAATGACTCCTGTTCCAGAAATAAACATCCGAAATACTTCCCGAAGGCCCCCGCAAAACGCCCATTTTACGATCGGATAGGTATTTCATGAGCGTTTTGTTTTCCGACATACTGGATGTGAAAGTATTGGCATTGTCACCGAAAACATAAACCGGCACTTTGGTAACCGTGTCGGTTGCATGAATGGTAACAGCCACCGATGCGTTGAATTCAGATTTGTTTACCGGGTTATAGTCCGGCGTTGAAATAGTCTTCGGTTGCCAGGTATCAAGAAAGAATCCCTGTTGGGTAAATGCAAGGTTGGATACAAAACAAAGAGCAGGAAAAAATAGTAAAGTTCTAAGCTTCATAGTAAAGAGGTTTAATGAAACGCAATAATTGCCTTTCTCAGGTTTGTGCAAATATACGAGAATTAGCAGGCGAGGGTTAATCAGGTTGGGTTAAATAAACTGTCTTGCCTGTATTGGCAGATTCTCTTGCGGCATCCAAAATTTTTACAACAGTAAGATTATTATCGATGGAATAAGGATCATAAGGTTTCATTACTATTTTACCACGGATAACCTGAATAAAATAACTGAAAGGATCTTCATAAACAGCGATATCATTTGAAGTGATTCTTTTCACAGTTTCATTTCCTGTCGACTGGTTTCTCATCCGCATGTCATTCCTGTTATCTGCAAGTATATATCCGTTCTGCCCGTAAATTTCTATGTCTTTCCGGCCAAAAGGCCAATTCCATGAAGCTTCGATAATGCAAATCCCTGTCGGAAAATTAACCAGTATGGTGGCATCATCATCCACCCGGGGATAAACCTGCGGTTTTAAACGCCTTGTAACTGCTGTGACTGAAAGGGGCTTTTCTCCTTTTGTCATATAGGTCATCAGGTTTGCGCCATAACATCCGAAATCAATGATGGCACCGCCGCCATTTTTAACCGGGTCTGTGAGCCATTCAAGGAACTCCTTGCTGCAGCCTATCTCAACGGGACCCTGGTGACCGTCATGAACCACAATTTTTCTGATTAAACCTACATAATTGCTGTCATTCACCAGTTGCCAGGCTTTGGCTGTGCTAGGGTACCATGAAGTTTCAAAATCCGTAAGTACAAAAATCCGGTATTGTAATGCGAGTGCATTGATTTTTTGCGCATGTTCAACATTCACTGCCAGCGGCTTTTCAACCATAACATGAATGCCCCGGGGCGCACAGGCTTCAACAACTTCAAGGTGCTCGAATATCGAACCGAAGGCCAGCACAGCCTCAGGTTTAACCTGGTCAAGCATTTTTCCGAGGTTGTCGAAAAAGAGTCCTTTGTCCAGGGAATACTTAGCGGAATACTTACTTACCAGGTCTGGATTTGGCTCAAAAATTCCCACAACCTGCAAATCCCCTTTGTCTTGATTCATCCGGTCGAGAATGAAACCGACATGGTCATGTGTCATACGGGCAATGGCCATTTTAACCGGCTTTTGCGGTTGTGCATTTGTAATAGTAACCACAGCGAGCAAAATAGCTGATATAATGAGTGTTTTACGTATCATCGCTTTGATTTGGCCGGGGTTTGAGATTGTTCTTTCAATTTTATTTCGTCATACCAGTGCTTCATCACAAAATATGCCCGTTTCTTTTGTCCCTGGTCGGATACAAGCCCTTTCCGGTTGAAATCATCCTGGTATCCGGGTAGTTGACGGTTGGGCGACCTGAAATCCTTAAGTATCCAAGGGGTAGTACCTGCCAGTGCCGGGATTTTCTTAAGCATCGCGATACTATGAACATACAGGTCTTCCTGGTAATCCTCTGAAAAGCGGTCGGTTTTCCCACCCCGGAGCCCGTAAACGCATTCACCGCCGAACTCGCTGATGATGACCGGCTTTTCCTCTGTGAAAGTCCACTCCACCCGGTCACATTTTTCCGGAAGGCCATCATACCAACCCACATACTGGTTGAAACTCAGCACATCAAAAAGTTTGCTGAGCGGATCATTTACAGTCATTAATCCGGGTTTGATCTCTTCCTTTTCAAGGGCGGCACTTACAAATCTCACATTATCCATACTCCGCGCCCTTGCGGCAAGACGGCTGAGAAAATCATACCGGGCATTGCCCTGTGGCGTTTCATTGGCAACTGACCAGACAATGATGTTAGCCCTGTTTTTATCACGGGTGATCATATCAATAAGTTGCTGTTCAGCATTGGAATATGTACCAGGATTGTCAAAACGGATCGTCCAGTAAACAGGCACTTCAGACCACACCATGATTCCCATTTTTTCAGCCTGCCGGATCATCTGCTCATTATGAGGATAATGAGCCAGTCGTACGAAATTGCATCCCATATCTTTCGCCCAGGTCAGCAATGCTATCGCATCATCGGCCGACCAGGCCCTTCCGTTCCTGTAGGCGGCTTCTTCATGAATGCAAACTCCCCGCAGGAAAGTCTCCTTTCCGTTAACCAGAATTTTTGTGCCTTTTGTTGCAAGGGTTCTGAAACCAATCTGATCGGTTATATGGTCGGTCTCGGAGATAATGGTAACTGTGTAAAGTTTGGGATTTTCAGGACTCCATAAAACAGGACTTGCCGGTATATCAAAGGATGCATAACCGTTATTATCTGAAGTAACTTCTGTTGAAATCTTTAATTCAGGTATTTCCACACGTACTTTCTGAACAGGCTTATTTCCGTCGAGTTGTACCCAACCCGTAATCTTTCCCGCATCACCTTTTTTCAGCTGAACATAGTAATCCCTTACCAGGGTAGATGGGGCTTCAATGAGGTTAACTTCCCTGGTTATACCGCCGTAGTTCCACCAGTCGGTTTTCAAAGTCGGCACACCTTCAGGAATCCTTTTATTATCCACTTTAACAACAACAGAGTTTTCACCTGCTTTGATGAGTCCGGTTACCTCGAAATCAAAGGGGGTGAATCCTCCTGTATGGATTCCAAGAGTTTTGCCATTCAAAAAAACGATAGACTCATAATTAACAGCACCAAAATGCAGGAACAGCCGTTTCCCTTCTGTGGGATTATAATCGAATCGTTTCCTGTACCACACTGTGCCTTCATAGTAATACAGTTCCGGCATCTGGCTGTTCCAGTCGCCCGGCACTTTCAGCGTTTTCGCCGATTCGAATTCATATTCCTGCAATACGCTTTTATCTTTCCAGTCAAGATCTTTCCCGAAACTATTTTCAACCGGCTTACGCCTGTAATCATAGTAGCCGTTTTCATATGGGTCGACAATGATTTTCCAGTTACCATCCAGGGAAGTGGTGCTTCTCCCTGAAATATTAATTAACTGCGGGTATGGCTGATTTTGGGCAAAAGATCCGATAGTAATCAGCATCAGAAGGAACAGAACAGTTGTCTTCATTTATAGTATCCAAGATTAAGAGTTTAATGCAGCACTTTTCCTTTTAAGGGCTTACCTTTAGTATCAAGCACCTGGATGTTTGACATGGTTTTGAGCAGGGTGTGATCATCATACATCCAGACTACCTTTTTATCACGGGTTACTTCAAAGGCATGGGGCGCTTCGCCAAAATGATTATGACCAAGCCAGTTGGTGAACACAAGGTTACCATTAGGTAATATTTCCATACCGGTCATAAATTTGAAGCTGATTCCGGGAAGCTCATCTTTTTCAATTTTCCATACGGTGTTCCCTGATCTGTCCACTTCAACAATTCGCGGATCACCATTGTGATCGGAACAGGAAATTAATGTGTTGCCGTTCGGCAGACGAATGACGGAATGAGGACCGCCTGTCACCGGGATTTCTCTTACAACCCGGCCTGCAGAATCGTATTCGCAAACCTTGTCGAGCCCATAGTGAGCCACCAGGTAGTTCCCGTTATCCAGCTTACGGGCATTGCGCATAAATCCATGACCACCATCAGTATCGTCCGGAAGAAGTTTGATTGTTTTTATAATCTGTCCTGCAGGTGTAATTTCAAGAAACTTACCCGAATTACACTCGCCCACAAAAGTATTCCCGTTTGCCAATCGCTGGCATGCGTATATTTCGCTTTGCGATTCATAATTGAAAACAACTTTTTTATCACGGGTTACTTCCTTTACCCCTTTGCCTGTATTGAACAGCAGATTCCCGTTGGGCAGAACCCACAAATCATTGCAGTTCTCGGCCGGATATTGCCAGAGCAGCTTGCCTTCGTCCGATATAATGCATACCAGTCCCCGGGTATAATCCGTGCATGCAAAAGTATGTTTCACCAGCGGCGACAGAACGGATTGAGATCGGATACCGGCAGAAAGGATCAATAAAAACAACAGGTTCAGAATAGTTCTTTTCATGCCGGTATGTATTTCAGTCTATATCAAAAGTAGCATCAAATTTATAATTTTTCGAATTTTAAATTCCTAACCCGGCCTGAACCCACTTTGAATCCGGTTACTTTGTTATTGCTGTCACGCGTGAATTCCATCTGGCCGTAAAACCATTGATCGCCGTTAAATACATTTTCCCTGGTAGGCGATAAATGGATATCCCCGGTTCTGAAATGTCTTGCAACCAGTTTTCCCGATTCAACAAACAAAGTGTATGATGTTTTCAGTTCATCACTGTGATATTCCCCAGTAAAATCATTGAGGTTTACCGATGCAGGATCAAAATCGGGCAGCTTGTTAGCTGTAATTTGCTGTCCCTGTATGCTCACAAGTACTTTCGTTATCTTGCCGTTGTTATCCGGATTAAAAGTAAGTTCAGCATCAGCCTCCTTAACCACAAACCTGTAATTGGATAACCGGATCATCTTTGTTTTTTGTAATCCTTGCGTTTCAACAAAAAGATCGTTATCATCATTTGTAATAGTTGCTATCAGCCCGGGTTGAATTTCATATTTGCCTGAATAGCTGACCAGCATGTCATGCGTCATTGGTGCTTTTGAAGTATCTGCAACAGCTTCAGCACTGGGCTTTTCAGGTTCTCTGGTTTCTTTGTCAGCAAGGTAGATATCCCTGATTTTTCCTGCAATATCACCGGGATTGAATGATGCAAGGTTACTCAGTACATTTACTGAAAAATGCTGATCGGGAATTCTCATTAAATCCGTGCGATAGCCTGCATCAGCCCCGCCGTGTTCATATATTTTAAGTCCCCTGTAATTGTAAATTCCTTGTCCCATAGCATAACCAATGGTGTCACCATTATTCAGCACCTGTCTAAGGTTCATCCTGTCGATAAAATCTTTTCCAACGACCGGTTTTTCAAAATTCAGAGCCCAGAGGCAAAGATCTTCAGAGGTCGTGAACAAGCTGGTTGCACCTGTAGTAGAATAAAGCAAATTACTTTTCTTGAATCCTGTACTGTCGCTATAAAAGGAATAGGCCCTGTTTTTTACGATTTTTTCGCAATCATCATAAAACAGGGTATGGTTCATTTTCAATGGTTCAAAAATCCGTTTTTTTGTGAAATCTGCAAAACTCATTCCCGACACGCGTTTAACGACTTCAGCAAGGAGTGTAAAACCGGTATTGCAATACACCATTTCATCACCGGGATTGAAATTCAATTCTTTTTGCCGGCTTATAAGGTTAATGATTTGTTGGGTGCTGATGTTATCATCCAGTCTCCAGCCGGCCATACCCAGTAATTCCCACTGATCGCGTAACCCGCTTGTATGGTGAAGAAGATGATTGAGCGTAATGACTTTGCCGAAATCGGGAACTTCAGGGATATATTTCCGGATATCATCGTTGATTGACAATTTACCTTCACTCTCAAGCATGAGGATCGCAAATGCAGTAAACTGTTTTGAAACCG
This genomic stretch from Bacteroidales bacterium harbors:
- a CDS encoding Gfo/Idh/MocA family oxidoreductase produces the protein MIRKTLIISAILLAVVTITNAQPQKPVKMAIARMTHDHVGFILDRMNQDKGDLQVVGIFEPNPDLVSKYSAKYSLDKGLFFDNLGKMLDQVKPEAVLAFGSIFEHLEVVEACAPRGIHVMVEKPLAVNVEHAQKINALALQYRIFVLTDFETSWYPSTAKAWQLVNDSNYVGLIRKIVVHDGHQGPVEIGCSKEFLEWLTDPVKNGGGAIIDFGCYGANLMTYMTKGEKPLSVTAVTRRLKPQVYPRVDDDATILVNFPTGICIIEASWNWPFGRKDIEIYGQNGYILADNRNDMRMRNQSTGNETVKRITSNDIAVYEDPFSYFIQVIRGKIVMKPYDPYSIDNNLTVVKILDAARESANTGKTVYLTQPD
- a CDS encoding serine hydrolase encodes the protein MKPQIAYKCMITAFFCFAMLLVNCQTKEFTLTQGTKTSAELKTGETHRYSLNLDANQFVFANLFQRGIDLKITAYDPDGKVLGQFDSPNFRNGDEPITLLSDKKGKYILEVSSIDVKDYKGKYDITLQTVEPRGITPEKQIDQIMARFNTLSSPGASISVLKDGKIIFSKGYGSAELEYDIPITPTTVFHIASVSKQFTAFAILMLESEGKLSINDDIRKYIPEVPDFGKVITLNHLLHHTSGLRDQWELLGMAGWRLDDNISTQQIINLISRQKELNFNPGDEMVYCNTGFTLLAEVVKRVSGMSFADFTKKRIFEPLKMNHTLFYDDCEKIVKNRAYSFYSDSTGFKKSNLLYSTTGATSLFTTSEDLCLWALNFEKPVVGKDFIDRMNLRQVLNNGDTIGYAMGQGIYNYRGLKIYEHGGADAGYRTDLMRIPDQHFSVNVLSNLASFNPGDIAGKIRDIYLADKETREPEKPSAEAVADTSKAPMTHDMLVSYSGKYEIQPGLIATITNDDNDLFVETQGLQKTKMIRLSNYRFVVKEADAELTFNPDNNGKITKVLVSIQGQQITANKLPDFDPASVNLNDFTGEYHSDELKTSYTLFVESGKLVARHFRTGDIHLSPTRENVFNGDQWFYGQMEFTRDSNNKVTGFKVGSGRVRNLKFEKL
- a CDS encoding glycoside hydrolase family 2 TIM barrel-domain containing protein, with product MKTTVLFLLMLITIGSFAQNQPYPQLINISGRSTTSLDGNWKIIVDPYENGYYDYRRKPVENSFGKDLDWKDKSVLQEYEFESAKTLKVPGDWNSQMPELYYYEGTVWYRKRFDYNPTEGKRLFLHFGAVNYESIVFLNGKTLGIHTGGFTPFDFEVTGLIKAGENSVVVKVDNKRIPEGVPTLKTDWWNYGGITREVNLIEAPSTLVRDYYVQLKKGDAGKITGWVQLDGNKPVQKVRVEIPELKISTEVTSDNNGYASFDIPASPVLWSPENPKLYTVTIISETDHITDQIGFRTLATKGTKILVNGKETFLRGVCIHEEAAYRNGRAWSADDAIALLTWAKDMGCNFVRLAHYPHNEQMIRQAEKMGIMVWSEVPVYWTIRFDNPGTYSNAEQQLIDMITRDKNRANIIVWSVANETPQGNARYDFLSRLAARARSMDNVRFVSAALEKEEIKPGLMTVNDPLSKLFDVLSFNQYVGWYDGLPEKCDRVEWTFTEEKPVIISEFGGECVYGLRGGKTDRFSEDYQEDLYVHSIAMLKKIPALAGTTPWILKDFRSPNRQLPGYQDDFNRKGLVSDQGQKKRAYFVMKHWYDEIKLKEQSQTPAKSKR
- a CDS encoding T9SS type A sorting domain-containing protein, translated to MKLRTLLFFPALCFVSNLAFTQQGFFLDTWQPKTISTPDYNPVNKSEFNASVAVTIHATDTVTKVPVYVFGDNANTFTSSMSENKTLMKYLSDRKMGVLRGPSGSISDVYFWNRSHYTPPADVPDSLLSGGGKDFEWYGIRPDPWEPGWTMGIDSFYSILAQTNVTGILTVNYGYARYGTSNDPVAQAAHMAADWVRYDNGRTKFWEIGNEVSGSWEAGYRIDTSLNKDGQPEIITGTLYGKHCRVFVDSMKAAAAEKGLEIYIGAVTCEASGSGPANWNVDLMKEAGDVIDFYIVHSYYTPYNQNSTAAVLLSAPAQTSGYINYVNTCAQQAGMPLRPIALTEYNTFAVGSKQAVSQIGGMFSAMVVGEVIKSKIGLSCRWDLANGWGNGDDHGMYSYGNEPGVPTFNPRPAFFYLYYMQRFMGDVMVNTTTKGSSAIVAYSSTFRSGQTASVIVNKGSAPQYVRVNVENKKVGSRYYFYTLVGGTDVPTDVTRPFSRKVYINGQGPELVAGGPMNYATLKANSGVINDEIVIDAPPYSVTYLMIDSGNTDLAINDTLRPTIQWSNPAAITYGTRLSSTQLNATANMTGTFVYTPASNSLLNAGDSIVLKVTFVPGDINFSSATKTVILTVNKATPVITWDTPADMSNGDTLTSDQLNAGSSLAGTFEYNPPEGTVVDSGMNQSLQVVFYPDDSSNYTTATKTVLVDVNYVTGLSENELEAIRIFPVPAGNELVVSGLADLKEAELSVISPSGMLMLKESITVHNNNKTINVSRLPAGMYLLEINTRSGVICKRFIKGN